The following are from one region of the Anguilla rostrata isolate EN2019 chromosome 7, ASM1855537v3, whole genome shotgun sequence genome:
- the LOC135258891 gene encoding unique cartilage matrix-associated protein-like — MSWTRPVTLALLSALLVLTLSRGSEGAAVRDDPADTETGAPQGAARRVFMREAEAANFFRRRSRRTAKSQAEINAEQRQRLAVDERRREYHEEQRNEFENYAEEERDEQNERTREKVEQWREFHYDGLYPSYQYNRHHV, encoded by the exons ATGAGCTGGACCCGTCCCGTCACCCTCGCCCTGCTTTCTGCGCTCCTCGTCCTGACCC TGAGCCGCGGGTCCGAGGGCGCGGCTGTGCGGGACGACCCCGCCGACACGGAGACCGGGGCACCGCAAG GAGCGGCGAGGAGGGTCTTCATGCGCGAGGCGGAAGCAGCAAATTTTTTCAGACGTCGGAGCAGGAGAACGGCGAAGTCACAGGCAGAGATAAACG CTGAACAGAGGCAGAGGTTGGCAGTGGATGAACGCAGGAGAGAGTATCACGAGGAGCAGAGGAATGAATTTGAGAATTACGCGGAGGAAGAGCGTGAtg AACAGAACGAGAGGACCCGGGAGAAGGTCGAACAGTGGCGGGAGTTCCACTACGACGGGCTCTACCCCTCCTACCAGTACAATCGCCACCACGTCTGA
- the optn gene encoding optineurin isoform X1, which produces MASNPPVENGAIQGPSRHKPGDGDCLVPKTGPLEDTIQQMKVLIKENRELKEALKQTSTTMKERFEGLSAWKDKQKEERDFLEGKLVEAKERVTVLTRRNEEQRKRIQALEGAEGAEEGETSHWALELEALKAQIVRLQAEKSDLVAMNSELQLKMRPSSPDDSFIEIRIAKGEVNVTKDLEDGQKDSEMSDSTMCRQKSEELTVSQLLQSLRKETQRVEKLELELLAARERISELELEAVKQVEVETQTTLAGGKMEEPATVSQPQGEPPQEAPRKESDAELGNLKGQMTKLFKELQQAQTKLDDAEDMKKSLHDRCRDMEQELTMLRAQLVEKQQVQTENRRLRLQLESVQTSIQVEQKNAEDERSNVAQVKDEYIKLLEDYNALKQEMKTKEVSQVQAENEKLKLQVESMQTTVKIEQKRAEDERNNMARVKDEYTKLYEDYNALKQDMKKKEPPVSKEEIMELQARLDSAEKALAAKQQKIDEMKQEIFKKEQELETISVFQAQAEVYSSDFYAERAAREKIHEEKERLAAQLEFVKKQNSQLQDEMESMGRQSLNEMQRRHEVARGAGPRGGGQQHGRLEGRGAMSRDWEQQQDIPEHACPKCNEILPDLDTLQIHIMDCII; this is translated from the exons ATGGCTTCAAATCCCCCAGTGGAGAATGGGGCCATTCAGGGGCCTTCCCGTCACAAACCTGGGGACGGGGACTGCCTTGTTCCCAAGACGGGCCCTCTGGAAGACACCATCCAGCAGATGAAGGTCCTTATAAAGGAGAACAGGGAATTGAAAG AGGCCCTGAAGCAGACGAGCACCACCATGAAGGAAAGGTTCGAGGGGCTGTCCGCCTGGAAGGACAagcagaaggaggagagggactTCCTGGAAGGGAAGCTGGTGGAGGCGAAGGAGCGCGTGACCGTGCTCACCAGGCGCAACgaggagcagaggaagaggataCAGGCTCTGGAGGGCGCTGAAGGGGCAGAGGAG GGGGAGACGAGCCATTGGGCTTTAGAGCTGGAGGCCCTGAAGGCTCAGATCGTGAGGCTGCAGGCGGAGAAGAGCGACTTGGTGGCCATGAACTCCGAGCTGCAGCTGAAGATGAGGCCCAGCTCGCCCGACGACTCCTTCATCGAGATCAGGATCGCG AAGGGAGAAGTGAACGTGACAAAAGATTTGGAGGATGGACAGAAGGACTCTGAGAT GTCTGACTCGACAATGTGCCGGCAAAAGTCCGAGGAGCTGACCGTGAGCCAGCTGCTGCAGTCCCTGCGGAAGGAGACTCAGAGGGTGGAGAAGCTGGAACTCGAGCTCCTGGCTGCGAGAGAGAG GATCTCAGAACTGGAGCTCGAGGCTGTGAAGCAGGTGGAGGTTGAGACTCAGACCACGCTGGCGGGAGGGAAGATGGAGGAGCCGGCGACGGTGTCCCAGCCCCAGGGAGAACCTCCACAGGAGGCTCCCAGGAAGGAG tcTGATGCCGAGTTGGGGAATCTGAAGGGTCAGATGACCAAACTATTCAAAGAGCTGCAGCAGGCTCAGACCAAGCTGGACGATGCAGAAGACATGAAGAAGAGCCTACATGACCG GTGCAGGGACATGGAGCAGGAGCTGACCATGCTTCGCGCTCAGCTCGTGGAGAAGCAGCAGGTGCAGACGGAGAACAGGCGGCTGAGGCTGCAGCTGGAGAGCGTGCAGACCTCCATCCAGGTGGAGCAGAAGAACGCCGAGGACGAGAG GAGCAATGTGGCCCAAGTGAAGGACGAATACATCAAGCTTCTCGAGGATTACAATGCGCTGAAGCAGGAAATGAAGACAAAAGAGGTTAgc CAAGTGCAGGCGGAGAATGAAAAGCTCAAACTGCAGGTGGAGAGCATGCAGACCACCGTCAAGATTGAGCAGAAAAGAGCGGAGGACGAGAG GAACAATATGGCTCGAGTAAAGGATGAATACACCAAGCTTTATGAGGATTATAATGCGCTGAAGCAGGACATGAAGAAAAAAGAG CCCCCCGTGTCCAAAGAGGAGATAATGGAGCTCCAGGCCAGGCTGGATTCTGCGGAGAAGGCCTTGGCCGCCAAGCAGCAGAAGATCGACGAGATGAAGCAGGAGATCTTCaagaaggagcaggagctggagaccATCTCGGTGTTCCAGGCGCAg GCGGAGGTGTACTCGTCAGACTTCTACGCGGAGCGGGCCGCCAGGGAGAAGATCCACGAGGAGAAGGAGCGCCTGGCCGCCCAGCTGGAGTTCGTGAAGAAGCAGAACAGCCAGCTGCAGGACGAGATGGAGTCCATGGGGAG GCAGTCGCTGAACGAGATGCAGAGGCGTCACGAGGTGGCGCGTGGAGCCGGCCCCCGGGGGGGCGGTCAGCAGCACGGCCGGCTGGAGGGCAGAG GTGCCATGAGCAGAGActgggagcagcagcaggacatCCCCGAGCACGCCTGCCCCAAGTGCAACGAGATCCTCCCGGACCTGGACACCCTCCAGATCCACATCATGGACTGCATCATCTGA
- the optn gene encoding optineurin isoform X2, with protein sequence MASNPPVENGAIQGPSRHKPGDGDCLVPKTGPLEDTIQQMKVLIKENRELKEALKQTSTTMKERFEGLSAWKDKQKEERDFLEGKLVEAKERVTVLTRRNEEQRKRIQALEGAEGAEEGETSHWALELEALKAQIVRLQAEKSDLVAMNSELQLKMRPSSPDDSFIEIRIAKGEVNVTKDLEDGQKDSEMSDSTMCRQKSEELTVSQLLQSLRKETQRVEKLELELLAARERISELELEAVKQVEVETQTTLAGGKMEEPATVSQPQGEPPQEAPRKESDAELGNLKGQMTKLFKELQQAQTKLDDAEDMKKSLHDRCRDMEQELTMLRAQLVEKQQVQTENRRLRLQLESVQTSIQVEQKNAEDERSNVAQVKDEYIKLLEDYNALKQEMKTKEQVQAENEKLKLQVESMQTTVKIEQKRAEDERNNMARVKDEYTKLYEDYNALKQDMKKKEPPVSKEEIMELQARLDSAEKALAAKQQKIDEMKQEIFKKEQELETISVFQAQAEVYSSDFYAERAAREKIHEEKERLAAQLEFVKKQNSQLQDEMESMGRQSLNEMQRRHEVARGAGPRGGGQQHGRLEGRGAMSRDWEQQQDIPEHACPKCNEILPDLDTLQIHIMDCII encoded by the exons ATGGCTTCAAATCCCCCAGTGGAGAATGGGGCCATTCAGGGGCCTTCCCGTCACAAACCTGGGGACGGGGACTGCCTTGTTCCCAAGACGGGCCCTCTGGAAGACACCATCCAGCAGATGAAGGTCCTTATAAAGGAGAACAGGGAATTGAAAG AGGCCCTGAAGCAGACGAGCACCACCATGAAGGAAAGGTTCGAGGGGCTGTCCGCCTGGAAGGACAagcagaaggaggagagggactTCCTGGAAGGGAAGCTGGTGGAGGCGAAGGAGCGCGTGACCGTGCTCACCAGGCGCAACgaggagcagaggaagaggataCAGGCTCTGGAGGGCGCTGAAGGGGCAGAGGAG GGGGAGACGAGCCATTGGGCTTTAGAGCTGGAGGCCCTGAAGGCTCAGATCGTGAGGCTGCAGGCGGAGAAGAGCGACTTGGTGGCCATGAACTCCGAGCTGCAGCTGAAGATGAGGCCCAGCTCGCCCGACGACTCCTTCATCGAGATCAGGATCGCG AAGGGAGAAGTGAACGTGACAAAAGATTTGGAGGATGGACAGAAGGACTCTGAGAT GTCTGACTCGACAATGTGCCGGCAAAAGTCCGAGGAGCTGACCGTGAGCCAGCTGCTGCAGTCCCTGCGGAAGGAGACTCAGAGGGTGGAGAAGCTGGAACTCGAGCTCCTGGCTGCGAGAGAGAG GATCTCAGAACTGGAGCTCGAGGCTGTGAAGCAGGTGGAGGTTGAGACTCAGACCACGCTGGCGGGAGGGAAGATGGAGGAGCCGGCGACGGTGTCCCAGCCCCAGGGAGAACCTCCACAGGAGGCTCCCAGGAAGGAG tcTGATGCCGAGTTGGGGAATCTGAAGGGTCAGATGACCAAACTATTCAAAGAGCTGCAGCAGGCTCAGACCAAGCTGGACGATGCAGAAGACATGAAGAAGAGCCTACATGACCG GTGCAGGGACATGGAGCAGGAGCTGACCATGCTTCGCGCTCAGCTCGTGGAGAAGCAGCAGGTGCAGACGGAGAACAGGCGGCTGAGGCTGCAGCTGGAGAGCGTGCAGACCTCCATCCAGGTGGAGCAGAAGAACGCCGAGGACGAGAG GAGCAATGTGGCCCAAGTGAAGGACGAATACATCAAGCTTCTCGAGGATTACAATGCGCTGAAGCAGGAAATGAAGACAAAAGAG CAAGTGCAGGCGGAGAATGAAAAGCTCAAACTGCAGGTGGAGAGCATGCAGACCACCGTCAAGATTGAGCAGAAAAGAGCGGAGGACGAGAG GAACAATATGGCTCGAGTAAAGGATGAATACACCAAGCTTTATGAGGATTATAATGCGCTGAAGCAGGACATGAAGAAAAAAGAG CCCCCCGTGTCCAAAGAGGAGATAATGGAGCTCCAGGCCAGGCTGGATTCTGCGGAGAAGGCCTTGGCCGCCAAGCAGCAGAAGATCGACGAGATGAAGCAGGAGATCTTCaagaaggagcaggagctggagaccATCTCGGTGTTCCAGGCGCAg GCGGAGGTGTACTCGTCAGACTTCTACGCGGAGCGGGCCGCCAGGGAGAAGATCCACGAGGAGAAGGAGCGCCTGGCCGCCCAGCTGGAGTTCGTGAAGAAGCAGAACAGCCAGCTGCAGGACGAGATGGAGTCCATGGGGAG GCAGTCGCTGAACGAGATGCAGAGGCGTCACGAGGTGGCGCGTGGAGCCGGCCCCCGGGGGGGCGGTCAGCAGCACGGCCGGCTGGAGGGCAGAG GTGCCATGAGCAGAGActgggagcagcagcaggacatCCCCGAGCACGCCTGCCCCAAGTGCAACGAGATCCTCCCGGACCTGGACACCCTCCAGATCCACATCATGGACTGCATCATCTGA